From Echeneis naucrates chromosome 7, fEcheNa1.1, whole genome shotgun sequence, one genomic window encodes:
- the cnbpa gene encoding CCHC-type zinc finger, nucleic acid binding protein a isoform X1: MEMSSNSECFGCGRSGHWIKHCPNASGARGRGRGRGRGKELFCYRCGDQGHMARDCDQTEDACYNCHRSGHISRDCKEPKKEREQLCYTCGKAGHMARDCDHANEQKCYSCGGFGHIQKLCDKVKCYRCGEIGHVAVHCSKASETNCYNCGKAGHLAKECTIEATA, encoded by the exons ATGGAGATGAGCAGCAACAGTGAGTGCTTTGGATGTGGCCGCTCCGGGCATTGGATCAAGCATTGCCCCAATGCCAGTGGTGCACGTGGACGTGGCAGGGGTCGGGGACGAGGCAAGG AGCTGTTCTGCTATCGTTGTGGAGACCAAGGACACATGGCCAGGGATTGTGACCAGACTGAGGATG CGTGCTACAACTGTCACAGGAGTGGCCACATTTCCCGGGACTGCAAGGAGCctaaaaaggagagagagcagctctGCTACACCTGCGGCAAAGCTGGTCACATGGCCCGTGACTGTGATCATGCCAATGAGCAGAAGTGCTACTCCTGCGGTGGGTTTGGCCACATCCAGAAACTCTGCGATAAGGTGAAATGTTACAG GTGTGGCGAGATTGGTCATGTTGCTGTGCACTGCAGTAAAGCCAGTGAGACTAACTGCTACAACTGCGGAAAGGCAGGCCACCTGGCAAAAGAGTGCACCATTGAAGCCACCGCATAA
- the cnbpa gene encoding CCHC-type zinc finger, nucleic acid binding protein a isoform X2: MEMSSNSECFGCGRSGHWIKHCPNASGARGRGRGRGRELFCYRCGDQGHMARDCDQTEDACYNCHRSGHISRDCKEPKKEREQLCYTCGKAGHMARDCDHANEQKCYSCGGFGHIQKLCDKVKCYRCGEIGHVAVHCSKASETNCYNCGKAGHLAKECTIEATA; encoded by the exons ATGGAGATGAGCAGCAACAGTGAGTGCTTTGGATGTGGCCGCTCCGGGCATTGGATCAAGCATTGCCCCAATGCCAGTGGTGCACGTGGACGTGGCAGGGGTCGGGGACGAG AGCTGTTCTGCTATCGTTGTGGAGACCAAGGACACATGGCCAGGGATTGTGACCAGACTGAGGATG CGTGCTACAACTGTCACAGGAGTGGCCACATTTCCCGGGACTGCAAGGAGCctaaaaaggagagagagcagctctGCTACACCTGCGGCAAAGCTGGTCACATGGCCCGTGACTGTGATCATGCCAATGAGCAGAAGTGCTACTCCTGCGGTGGGTTTGGCCACATCCAGAAACTCTGCGATAAGGTGAAATGTTACAG GTGTGGCGAGATTGGTCATGTTGCTGTGCACTGCAGTAAAGCCAGTGAGACTAACTGCTACAACTGCGGAAAGGCAGGCCACCTGGCAAAAGAGTGCACCATTGAAGCCACCGCATAA
- the LOC115046745 gene encoding haloacid dehalogenase-like hydrolase domain-containing 5, whose product MKGLVPFCRGLFTLSNSQARRKAVIVGSRCGFCGTRSNGKPQPSFGLLFDIDGVLVRGRMPIPAARKAFEKLVDSQGQFVVPLVFVTNAGNCLRQTKADQLSHILGVPITQDQVIMSHSPLRMFKKFHDKCVLVSGQGPVLEIAKNLGFKNVVSIDMLRESYPLLDMVDHNRRPKLLSNPVCNFPKVEAVVLFGEPIRWETNLQLIVDVLLTNGNLSSVHQIQKMPHLPLLACNMDLMWMAEAHSPRFGHGTFLVCLENIYKKITGKDLKYEALMGKPSELTYHFAEYLIRSQAMQRQWKLPITSLYAIGDNLMTDIYGANLYNRYLEERVARKNPKAIAKMAAVTGSTTAVPQEEEEIDNLRESKLALPAATSCKSVLVCTGVYNPKAGVPSDANHCIKETVFHGHRDFRFDPALVEPGNIVQDVADAVDLIFEQEKFVPK is encoded by the exons atgaaggGACTGGTGCCGTTTTGCCGGGGTTTGTTCACCCTCAGTAACAGTCAAGCCAGACGGAAAGCTGTGATTGTCGGTTCTCGATGCGGGTTTTGCGGAACTCGGTCAAATGGCAAG CCACAGCCAAGCTTCGGGCTGTTGTTTGACATTGATGGCGTACTCGTCCGGGGAAGGATGCCAATCCCTGCAGCGAGAAAGGCGTTTGAGAAGTTGGTCGACTCTCAGGGACAGTTTGTGGTGCCActtgtttttgtcacaaatgCAGGGAATTGCCTGCGACAAACTAAAGCAGACCAGCTCTCTCACATCCTGGGAGTACCT ATCACACAAGATCAAGTCATCATGTCCCACAGTCCTTTGAGGATGTTTAAGAAGTTCCATGATAAGTGTGTGCTGGTGTCAGGACAAGGACCAGTCCTGGAAATTGCTAAAAA TCTGGGCTTCAAGAATGTTGTTAGTATTGATATGCTGAGGGAATCATACCCATTGCTGGACATGGTGGATCACAACAGGAGACCCAAACTGCTG TCCAATCCTGTTTGTAACTTTCCTAAGGTCGAAG CTGTGGTTCTGTTCGGGGAGCCGATTCGATGGGAGACCAACCTGCAGCTGATAGTTGATGTCCTGTTGACTAATGGTAACCTCAGCAGTGTTCACCAAATCCAAAAGATGCCTCACCTCCCCTTGCTTGCCTGCAACATGGACCTCATGTGGATGGCAGAGGCACATTCTCCACG GTTTGGCCATGGGACATTTCTTGTGTGCCTAGAAAACATTTACAAGAAGATAACAGGCAAAGATCTGAAGTACGAGGCTCTCATGGGAAAACCCAGCGAGCTGACCTACCACTTTGCAGAGTACCTCATCAGAAGCCAGGCCATGCAGCGGCAATGGAAACTTCCCATCACTTCCCTTTATGCCATAGG GGATAACCTTATGACGGACATTTATGGCGCCAACCTATACAACCGCTACCTGGAGGAGAGGGTTGCCAGAAAGAACCCCAAAGCCATTGCCAAGATGGCGGCCGTCACAGGATCCACCACTGCAGTgccacaggaggaggaggagattgaCAACCTGCGGGAGAGCAAGTTAGCGCTCCCTGCGGCAACTTCCTGTAAGTCTGTCCTCGTCTGCACCGGGGTGTACAACCCCAAAGCAGGGGTGCCTTCTGATGCCAACCACTGCATCAAAGAGACTGTGTTTCATGGGCACCGGGACTTCAGATTTGACCCTGCTTTGGTGGAACCAGGCAACATTGTGCAGGACGTGGCAGATGCCGTAGACCTAATCTTCGAGCAGGAGAAGTTTGTGCCTAAGTAG
- the gp9 gene encoding platelet glycoprotein IX, translated as MLPRLSSVVFLLWVTSSVFSFGQPRLCSVILSTGRKINCSSWNFMELRLLPSDTTELQAQGNGLTSVSPGLFDGLVGLKKVSLSGNPFNCDCRIQYLRNWLLKNRNTVLKTPTCASPSSVAQRAITELSDDYFSSCVPTSSCSGIYNVVLGVFLCCIIVLLLWSLRLARASTFTLPIDERHTGFKADSFLSLKPKRRRRLSTAMYSSTDELKPPTNMELLPQVLDVLHKKHNIKIKAV; from the coding sequence ATGCTTCCCAGGTTAAGCTCGGTTGTCTTCCTCCTTTGGGTCACATCAAGTGTGTTTTCCTTTGGCCAACCACGCCTATGTTCAGTCATCCTGTCTACTGGTCggaaaataaactgcagctcttggAACTTCATGGAGCTGCGCCTGCTGCCTTCAGACACCACAGAGCTCCAAGCACAGGGAAATGGGCTCACCTCAGTGTCTCCAGGCCTCTTTGACGGACTGGTCGGACTGAAAAAGGTCTCACTATCTGGGAACCCCTTCAATTGTGACTGCAGGATCCAATACCTGAGGAACTGGTTGCTAAAGAACAGAAATACTGTTTTGAAGACGCCCACCTGCGCCAGCCCGAGCTCTGTGGCTCAGAGAGCCATCACTGAGCTCAGTGATGACtatttctcttcctgtgtgCCGACAAGCTCCTGCAGTGGCATTTACAATGTTGTGCTGGGAGTGTTCCTATGCTGCATCattgttcttcttctgtggaGCCTGAGACTAGCCAGGGCATCCACCTTCACTCTGCCCATAGATGAGAGACACACAGGATTCAAGGCTGACTCTTTCCTATCACTGAAACCCAAACGCAGGAGGAGGCTGAGTACAGCAATGTACAGTTCAACAGATGAGCTGAAGCCACCTACAAACATGGAGTTACTACCACAAGTTCTAGATGTACTGCACAAGAAGCACAATATAAAGATAAAGGCTGTCTGA